The Caldalkalibacillus thermarum genome window below encodes:
- the flhA gene encoding flagellar biosynthesis protein FlhA, with the protein MILRDYSILFAVIMIIVMMVIPLPTWMLDILIIINISLALTILLVAMNTNESLQFSIFPALLLLTTLFRLGLNVSTTRAILTGADAGTVIQTFGEFVVGGSVIVGFLVFLILVIIQFIVITKGSERVAEVAARFTLDAMPGKQMSIDADLNAGLINEQQARERREKIEKEADFYGAMDGAAKFVKGDAIAAIVITIINILGGLLIGMMVMGMPLNEAASTYTLLSIGDGLVSQIPALLLSTATGIVVTRVASDGNLSLDISRQVFAYPKLLYVVGGTIALLGILTPINPFLTLSIAGFISFGGFKMEQALKEQQEQQDVQEEEQALEEVKGPESVLPLLEVDPIEFEFGYSLIPLADANQGGDLLDRVVMIRRQCALELGMIVPVIRIRDNIQLKPNEYVIKIRGNRVAQGELLLDHYLAMSPGVEDESIEGIETVEPAFGLPALWITEEMKERAEMAGYTVVDPPSVVSTHLTEVIKRHAHELLGRQEVKTLLDHVKESAPAVVEELIPDLLTVGDVQKVLRNLLQERVSIRNLPLILESLADHASHTKDPDLLTEYVRQSLARQITHQYAGDNGSLKVITAGASLEKRIADAIQQTEQGPYLALDPETTQQIYQAVLEEVKRVQQVGAEPVLLTSPMIRMHLRRLLARYLPDLPVLSYNELDADIEVQSVGVVNV; encoded by the coding sequence GTGATTCTTAGGGATTATAGTATTTTATTCGCTGTTATCATGATTATTGTCATGATGGTTATTCCTCTTCCCACCTGGATGTTGGACATCCTGATCATCATTAACATTTCTCTGGCACTTACGATTCTTCTGGTGGCCATGAATACCAATGAGTCACTCCAATTTTCCATCTTTCCAGCACTGTTATTGTTAACCACCCTATTCCGGCTGGGTTTGAATGTGTCTACCACCCGGGCGATTTTGACCGGAGCCGATGCTGGCACTGTGATTCAAACCTTTGGTGAATTTGTGGTTGGCGGCAGTGTGATTGTCGGGTTCTTGGTTTTTTTAATCCTGGTGATTATTCAGTTTATTGTCATTACGAAAGGTTCCGAGCGTGTGGCTGAAGTGGCGGCCCGCTTTACTCTAGACGCCATGCCGGGAAAACAGATGAGCATTGATGCCGATTTGAATGCAGGCCTCATTAATGAACAACAAGCCAGAGAACGGCGGGAGAAAATTGAGAAAGAGGCAGATTTTTACGGTGCCATGGACGGTGCAGCCAAATTTGTCAAAGGTGATGCCATCGCTGCCATTGTGATTACCATTATTAACATTCTTGGCGGTTTATTGATCGGCATGATGGTGATGGGCATGCCTTTAAACGAGGCGGCTTCCACCTACACGCTGCTTTCAATCGGGGATGGTCTGGTCAGCCAGATTCCGGCCCTCCTGCTTTCTACTGCAACTGGCATTGTGGTCACCAGAGTTGCTTCTGACGGAAATTTGAGTCTGGATATCTCCCGGCAAGTTTTCGCCTATCCCAAACTCTTATATGTGGTCGGGGGCACGATCGCTTTGTTGGGAATTTTGACCCCGATTAACCCTTTTTTAACTTTGTCTATTGCCGGATTTATCTCCTTTGGCGGATTTAAGATGGAGCAAGCACTTAAAGAGCAGCAAGAGCAGCAGGACGTGCAGGAGGAAGAGCAGGCTTTGGAAGAGGTGAAAGGACCGGAAAGTGTGCTGCCTCTTTTGGAGGTTGACCCTATTGAGTTTGAATTTGGCTACAGCCTGATTCCCTTAGCTGATGCCAATCAAGGGGGGGATCTCCTAGACAGAGTCGTCATGATTCGCCGCCAATGTGCTTTGGAGTTGGGGATGATCGTTCCCGTGATCCGGATCAGGGACAACATTCAATTGAAACCGAATGAATATGTGATCAAAATCAGGGGCAACCGGGTGGCCCAAGGGGAGTTGCTGCTTGACCATTATCTGGCCATGAGTCCCGGTGTTGAAGATGAATCAATAGAAGGGATTGAAACGGTGGAGCCAGCGTTTGGTTTGCCGGCTCTATGGATTACTGAAGAGATGAAAGAGCGGGCAGAGATGGCGGGTTATACGGTTGTCGATCCTCCCTCTGTTGTCTCTACCCATCTCACTGAAGTTATCAAGCGTCATGCCCATGAGCTTCTGGGCCGCCAGGAAGTGAAAACATTGCTTGATCATGTCAAGGAATCTGCCCCTGCTGTAGTAGAAGAGCTGATTCCAGATCTTTTGACGGTGGGGGATGTGCAGAAAGTATTGCGCAATTTGCTCCAAGAGCGGGTTTCGATCCGCAATCTGCCCCTCATTTTGGAAAGTTTGGCTGACCATGCATCGCATACCAAAGATCCTGATCTGTTAACGGAATATGTCCGCCAAAGCCTGGCCAGACAGATCACCCATCAATATGCGGGAGATAACGGGTCGTTGAAAGTCATTACTGCCGGTGCTTCTTTAGAAAAACGGATTGCCGATGCGATCCAGCAAACAGAACAAGGCCCTTACCTGGCTCTGGATCCTGAAACGACCCAGCAAATCTATCAGGCCGTGCTGGAAGAAGTCAAGCGCGTGCAGCAGGTGGGGGCAGAACCTGTGCTTTTAACCTCCCCGATGATCAGAATGCATTTGCGTCGCTTGCTGGCTCGTTACCTGCCTGATTTACCCGTTCTATCTTATAACGAACTGGATGCCGATATCGAGGTGCAAAGCGTAGGAGTGGTGAACGTGTGA
- the flhB gene encoding flagellar biosynthesis protein FlhB — protein sequence MDKYILPLQFFAEDAQEKTEKATPRKREEVRRKGQVAKSSEVPTALILLFVFIVLYFTGDWIVTRFKTLYVKSLTQYIHQEVTSQMVPIIFRELSLEAAKLAAPVMLAALAAGLLGNYIQVGFLFSTDPLQMKLERINPLKGFKRIFSTRALVELLKSLIKITLIGTVVFTLLMHRREEIFQLSQASLGSTIALLGRYTFQIGLSVALILLFLSLLDYLYQKYEFEKNIRMSKQEVKDEHKRMEGDPLIRSKIRERQRQMAARRMMQQVPLADVILTNPTHYAVALKYDADQMDAPQVVAKGTGLVALKIKEIGEEHDVTIVENKLLARALYEQVEIGEEIPEHLFQAVAEVLAYVYRLKGKV from the coding sequence ATGGACAAGTACATACTACCTTTACAATTTTTTGCAGAGGACGCACAGGAAAAAACAGAAAAAGCGACGCCCAGGAAAAGGGAAGAGGTACGGCGAAAGGGGCAAGTAGCCAAAAGCTCAGAGGTGCCGACCGCCCTCATTTTGCTGTTTGTTTTCATCGTGCTCTATTTTACCGGGGACTGGATCGTGACCCGTTTCAAAACCTTGTATGTCAAAAGTTTAACCCAGTATATCCACCAGGAGGTCACATCCCAGATGGTACCCATCATCTTTCGGGAATTGTCGCTGGAGGCAGCCAAGCTCGCTGCGCCGGTTATGCTGGCTGCCCTGGCAGCCGGGCTCTTGGGCAATTACATTCAGGTGGGTTTTCTTTTTTCCACCGATCCCCTGCAGATGAAGCTGGAGCGCATCAATCCGCTGAAGGGATTTAAGCGGATCTTTTCCACCCGGGCCCTGGTGGAGTTGTTAAAATCACTGATCAAAATAACTTTGATTGGAACGGTGGTCTTTACCCTGCTCATGCACCGCCGGGAAGAGATCTTTCAGTTATCTCAAGCCAGTCTGGGCAGTACAATAGCGCTTTTAGGCAGATACACGTTTCAGATCGGACTTAGTGTTGCGCTGATTCTGCTCTTTTTGTCCCTGCTCGATTATCTATACCAAAAATATGAGTTTGAGAAAAATATCCGCATGTCCAAACAAGAAGTAAAGGATGAACACAAGCGGATGGAAGGGGATCCGTTGATCAGGTCCAAGATCAGGGAGCGACAGCGGCAGATGGCCGCAAGACGGATGATGCAACAAGTGCCATTGGCCGATGTGATTCTCACCAACCCGACCCACTATGCCGTAGCCCTGAAGTATGATGCTGACCAGATGGATGCTCCCCAAGTGGTGGCCAAGGGGACAGGACTTGTGGCTTTAAAAATAAAAGAGATTGGCGAGGAACATGACGTGACGATTGTTGAGAACAAACTGCTAGCCCGGGCGTTGTATGAACAGGTGGAGATCGGCGAAGAAATTCCGGAACACCTGTTTCAGGCTGTGGCCGAAGTATTGGCCTATGTGTACCGCTTAAAGGGCAAGGTGTAA